The following are encoded in a window of Lagenorhynchus albirostris chromosome 3, mLagAlb1.1, whole genome shotgun sequence genomic DNA:
- the PKD2L2 gene encoding polycystin-2-like protein 2 isoform X2, translating into MRTTLQEVLLYLIFLINLCILTFGMVNPHMYYLNKVMSSLFLDTSVHGEERINFKSIRSITDFWKFMEGPLLEGLYWDSWYNNKSLYDLKNSSRIYYENILLGVPRVRQLKVRNNTCKVHSSFQSLMNECYDKYTSENEDLSDFGLKYDTEWKYSAPIINSPWHWGFTGVYRNGGYIFTLSKSKSETLNKFINLRMNSWITRSTRVIFIDFSLYNANVNLFCVIRLVAEFPATGGILTSWQFYSVKLLRYVSYYDYFIASCEITFCIFLIVFTTQEVLKIKEFKSAYFKSSWNWLELLLLVLCFVAVFFNLYCNIQTSLLLGQLLKSTEKYSDFYFLAHWHIYYNNIIAITIFFAWIKIFKFISFNKTMSQLSSTLSRCINDIVGFAIMFFIIFFAYAQLGFLVFGSQVDDFSTFQNSIFTQFRIVLGDFNFAGIQQASRILGPIYFITFIFFVFFVLLNMFLAIINDTYSEVKADYSIGRRPDFELGKMIKKSYHNALEKLKLKKPETDEDKKSRKSRDLAEQARREGFDEKEIQSAEQMKKWKERLEKKYYSTEIQDDYQPVTQQEFRDHSVRKRQLKKNSM; encoded by the exons ATGAGAACCACACTTCAGGAGGTCTTActctaccttatttttttaataaacttatgtATAT TGACTTTTGGGATGGTAAACCCACATATGTATTACTTAAACAAAGTTATGTCATCTCTATTTTTGGACACGTCTGTGCATGGTGAAGAAAGAATCAACTTTAAGTCTATTCGCAGCATAACTGACTTTTGGAAG TTTATGGAAGGACCCCTTTTGGAAGGCCTGTACTGGGACTCATGGTACAATAACAAGAGTTTGTATGACTTAAAGAACAGCAGTCGCATCTACTATGAGAACATACTTTTAGGAGTCCCCAGAGTCCGTCAACTAAAAGTCCGCAACAACACGTGCAAGGTCCATTCATCCTTTCAGTCCTTGATGAATGAATGTTATGACAAATACACTTCTGAAAATGAAGATCTGTCTGATTTTGGCCTTAAATATGATACTGA ATGGAAGTACTCTGCTCCTATTATCAACTCCCCTTGGCATTGGGGATTTACTGGTGTTTACCGAAATGGGGGATATATTTTCACTTTATCAAAATCAAAATCTGAAACCCTAAACAAGTTCATTAATCTTCGAATGAACAGCTGGATCACAAGAAGCACTagagttatttttattgatttttcattaTACAATGCTAATGTAAATCTGTTTTGCGTCATCAG attggtGGCAGAATTCCCTGCAACTGGAGGAATACTTACTTCATGGCAGTTTTACTCTGTGAAGCTCCTTAGATATGTTAGCTACTATGATTATTTTATTGCTTCCTGTGAAATcacattctgtatttttcttattgtctTCACAACACAAGAAgtcctaaaaataaaagaatttaaatctgCCTATTTCAAAAGTAGTTGGAACTGGCTAGAATTACTACTTTTGGTG ttgTGTTTTGTGGCCGTTTTCTTCAACTTATACTGTAATATACAAACTTCTCTCTTGCTTGGACAACTGTTAAAAAGTACTGAAAAATATTCAGACTTCTATTTTCTTGCACACTGGCACATTTATTACAACAATATAATTGCCATAACCATCTTCTTTGCATGGATAaag atattcaaATTCATAAGCTTTAATAAGACAATGTCTCAGCTGTCATCAACCTTGTCCCGCTGTATCAACGACATAGTAGGATTTGCCATCAtgttttttataatattctttgcTTACGCTCAGTTAGGATTTCTTGTTTTTGGATCACAAGTTGACGACTTTTCCACTTTTCAAAATTCCAT ATTCACACAATTTCGTATTGTTCTTGGAGATTTTAATTTTGCTGGAATTCAGCAAGCCAGTCGTATCTTGGGACCCATTTACTTCATCACTTTCATCTTTTTCGTGTTCTTTGTCCTGCTG AACATGTTCTTGGCAATAATTAATGATACCTATTCTGAAGTGAAAGCTGACTATTCAATAGGCAGAAGGCCAGATTTTGAACTTggtaaaatgattaaaaag AGTTACCACAATGCTCTCGAAAAACTCAAACTAAAGAAACCTGAAACAGATGAAGACAAGAAAAG tAGGAAAAGCAGAGATTTGGCTGAACAAGCCAGAAGAGAAGGCTTTGATGAAAAA